The following nucleotide sequence is from Actinomycetota bacterium.
TAGCCGGGGTCGCGGTCGACCACCGCCTTGGGCAGGCTGTGGGCGGTGAACAGCACCGGCACGCCGGCGTCCAGCCGGCCCAGGGCCTCGGTGACCCGCTGGGCCAGGGCGTCGAGGAAGGCCGGGGTGCGGTGCCACGGCCCGGCCAGGACGACCTCGGCGCCGGGCCCGAGCCGCCAGGCGGCCGCGTCCAGGGCCCTGCGGTAGCCGCCCATGATCACCGGCGACCACTGGGGCGAGAGGACGATCCCGACCAGTCGCCGCACCCCGGCGACGGCCAGCCGGGTCACCGCCTCGTCGATGGTGGGCTCGGAGTGGAGCATGCCGACCTCGACCCGGTAGCGGCCGGTCCCGTGGTCGGCGTCGAGCAGCCGCTGCAGCTCCGCCCCCTGCTCAGAGGTGATCCGGACCAGGGGCGACCAGCCGATCAGCCGGTAGCGGCGCTGGAACTCGGCCACCAGCTCCGGGTCGGCGTCCCGCCCGCCGCGCACGCTGCGCAGGTAGGCCGGGACCTCCTCGGCGGTGGCGGCCGAGCCGTAGGTCATGAGCAGGATGCCCGTGGGGGGGTCCGGGGGACCGCCGGGGTGGTCCCCCGGTGCGAAGGCCGGCGGCTCAGGGGTTGGCAACGGCGGTCCTCTCGGTGACCTGGTGGACGTGGGTGACCAGGCGGGCCAGGTGGTCGGAGGGAGAGTCGGGGAGGACCCCGTGCCCCAGGTTGAAGATGTGGCCGTCGCGGCCGCCGGCGGCGGCCAGCACCCGGTCGGCCTCGCGGACGACCACCTCGTAGGGGGCCAGCAGCACCGCCGGGTCCAGGTTGCCCTGGATCCCCTTGCCGGGCCCGATCCGCCGCCAGGCCTCGTCCAGCGGGACCCGCCAGTCGACGCTGATCAGGTCGCTGCCGGCGGCGGCCATCGCCTCGAGCAGCCCGACCGTGCCGGTGCCGAAGTGGATGGTCGGGACCCCGGTGGCCCGGACCGCCTCGAAGATGCGCCGCGACCAGGGCAGGACGGCCGCCTCGTACTCGCGCCGTCCCAGGTCGCCCATCCAGGAGTCGAACAGCTGCACCACCTGGACGCCGGCGGCCACCTGGGCGCGCAGGTAGCGGATGGTGACCTCGGTCAGGGTCTCCATCAGCCGGTGCCAGAGCACCTCGTCGCCGTAGAGCAGGGCCTTGGCCCGGGCGTGCTCCTTGGAGGGCCGGCCCTCGATCAGGTAGGAGGCGACCGTGTACGGCGCCCCCGCGAACCCGATCAGGGCCGCCCGGCCGCCCAGGTCGCGGCGGAGCATGCGGATCGTCTCGAACAGCTCGGGGGTGGCCTCCTCGGCCTCGACGACCCGCAGGGCCTCGACGGCGGCGCAGTCCCGCACCGGCTGGTGGACGATCGGGCCGACTCCGGGGTCGATCGAGAACGGCACGCCCATGCCGAACAGCGGCAGCATGATGTCGGCGTACAGCACGGCCCCGTCCACCCCGAAGGTGTCCACCGGCATGGTGGTGACCTGCGCGCACAGCTCGGGGGTGCGGGTGATCTCGAGGATGCCGTGGCGCTCGCGCAGCCGCCGGTAGCCGGCCAGGCAGCGCCCAGCCTGGCGCATGAACCAGACAGGGGTGCGGTCGACCGGCTCGCCCCGGCAGGCGGCCAGCATCCGGGCTTCTCCCATGGGCCTCAGCGTAGGCGAACCTGGCCAGGTGGGCCACCACCGCCGAGCCGCGGCGCGGCTGTCCGGTAGGCAGCGGTACGGACGGGTACGGATGGCTCGTCAGGTGAACTGTTTACGAACCGGCGGGGAGTGGCAGAAGATCCGGGTGAGGAAGCCCGACGACACTTGGTCGCGGCCCGACCGCGGCGAAGGGGGCGGATGGCTTTGGAGACTCCACCCGACGGGTAGGCGGCGGACCACGCTCCCGGTGGCCCGCCAGATCGAACGTCCGCCGGCCGACGGCCACTGAACTGCTCACCCCGCGGCGGCCGCGAATCCTCCACCGGCCCGACCGCGAACGCCGGCATCCACCGCCGGCCGACGGACGATCAACGGCCCCCGCGCCAGGCGCGGGGGCCGCTTGTTATCCACAGGCTGCATTTTTGCCAGCGGCCGAGGCTGTGCTATCGTCCGCTGCCAGCGTACGGTTCCCCCCATTCCGGACGCCCCCGCAGTTTTCTCGATCCGTGCCCCCGACGGAGGCGAGACGTGCCAAGATCCCGCGTTATCGCGGCCGGGTTGCTCATGGCCGCGCTGGTCCTCGGCGTGGCCGTGCCTGGAGGCGCCGACGATCTCGCGTCCGCGAAGAACCGCCAGAAGAAGATGCAGGCGGCGCTCGACGACGCCACCAGAGAGCTCAACCAGATCGAGAGCGAGCGGCACTTCGCCGAGCAGCGGCTCCAGGCCGCCAACGGCCGCCTCGGCATCGTCCGTGACGACCTGGCCAAGGCCAGGCGCGCCCTCAGCGGCCACGTGTCCTCCCTGTACAAGGCGGGCGGGACGCGGCCCCTGTCGGGGATCCTGGGCAGCAGCGCCGAGGTGGTCGTGAGCCGGGTCGAGTTCGAGACCATCCTGCAGGAGGGCCAGGTCGCGGCCGTGGCCGACGCCAAGATCGCCTTCGACAGCTACGAGGCCGCCATCAAGGACGTCAAGGCGGCCATGAGCCAGATGAGCCGGCTCGAGGCCCGGTCCAAGAAGACGGTCG
It contains:
- the hemH gene encoding ferrochelatase, producing MPTPEPPAFAPGDHPGGPPDPPTGILLMTYGSAATAEEVPAYLRSVRGGRDADPELVAEFQRRYRLIGWSPLVRITSEQGAELQRLLDADHGTGRYRVEVGMLHSEPTIDEAVTRLAVAGVRRLVGIVLSPQWSPVIMGGYRRALDAAAWRLGPGAEVVLAGPWHRTPAFLDALAQRVTEALGRLDAGVPVLFTAHSLPKAVVDRDPGYLDQIAETIDAVVERTGLDRGRWQFAYQSAGHSPEEWLKPDLKDLLPGLRAAGHTAVLVVPVQFLADHLEILYDIDVAAREEAEEAGLAFNRIELLNTSPAFIRALADVALDQERSAQATA
- the hemE gene encoding uroporphyrinogen decarboxylase, with the protein product MGEARMLAACRGEPVDRTPVWFMRQAGRCLAGYRRLRERHGILEITRTPELCAQVTTMPVDTFGVDGAVLYADIMLPLFGMGVPFSIDPGVGPIVHQPVRDCAAVEALRVVEAEEATPELFETIRMLRRDLGGRAALIGFAGAPYTVASYLIEGRPSKEHARAKALLYGDEVLWHRLMETLTEVTIRYLRAQVAAGVQVVQLFDSWMGDLGRREYEAAVLPWSRRIFEAVRATGVPTIHFGTGTVGLLEAMAAAGSDLISVDWRVPLDEAWRRIGPGKGIQGNLDPAVLLAPYEVVVREADRVLAAAGGRDGHIFNLGHGVLPDSPSDHLARLVTHVHQVTERTAVANP
- a CDS encoding peptidoglycan DD-metalloendopeptidase family protein → MPRSRVIAAGLLMAALVLGVAVPGGADDLASAKNRQKKMQAALDDATRELNQIESERHFAEQRLQAANGRLGIVRDDLAKARRALSGHVSSLYKAGGTRPLSGILGSSAEVVVSRVEFETILQEGQVAAVADAKIAFDSYEAAIKDVKAAMSQMSRLEARSKKTVDKLARDFEKAKQVADKLAGFNTTHLVNGRFVSCPVSKPYSFIDSWGAARSGGRAHKGTDIMNPHGNKVHAIVDGVISRQSTSSLGGISLYLQGADGNEYYYAHLSRYASSTGQRVKAGELIAYNGATGNAAWTGPHVHFEVHPGGGSPVNPYPFVKAACG